From Candidatus Poribacteria bacterium, one genomic window encodes:
- the fabD gene encoding ACP S-malonyltransferase, with the protein MDDVAFLFPGQGSQSLGMGKWLDGLPEAATVYDQAESAGFDVRRIVSEGPAEALDQTETTQPAILTVSVATLEAFRSMGVAPSAVAGHSLGEYSALVAAGVLSFGAALELVLRRGELMASAGKGRAAGMLAMIGIETDVLEAICEEASHEDEIVTIANYNCPGQIVISGDLEALDRASDMARAAGAKRIMPLRVSSAFHSPLMEDAAVDMAELLSAADLAPPLLPIYCNVSARAETDSAIIRSLLTQQMTSPVRWEHTLRQMASDGIRRFVEVGPGTVLAGLARRTLSGSRTLTSQSREEFEETARVLAEG; encoded by the coding sequence ATGGACGATGTCGCGTTCTTGTTCCCGGGCCAGGGATCGCAATCCCTTGGGATGGGGAAGTGGCTCGACGGACTGCCCGAAGCCGCCACTGTCTATGATCAGGCGGAATCAGCGGGATTCGATGTCCGGCGGATCGTCTCTGAGGGTCCAGCCGAAGCCCTTGATCAGACTGAGACGACACAGCCAGCCATTCTGACCGTCAGCGTGGCGACCCTCGAAGCCTTCCGCTCAATGGGCGTGGCTCCGTCAGCCGTAGCAGGTCACAGCCTGGGCGAGTACTCCGCACTCGTCGCGGCAGGCGTCCTTTCGTTTGGCGCGGCGCTCGAGCTGGTTCTACGTCGCGGCGAGCTCATGGCGTCCGCTGGCAAGGGGAGAGCCGCTGGCATGCTCGCCATGATCGGCATCGAGACCGATGTCCTGGAGGCGATCTGCGAGGAAGCCAGCCACGAAGATGAGATCGTCACCATCGCCAACTACAACTGCCCTGGTCAAATCGTTATCTCCGGCGATCTCGAGGCGCTCGACCGCGCGAGCGATATGGCGCGGGCTGCCGGCGCCAAGCGAATCATGCCATTGCGCGTCTCCTCGGCGTTCCATTCGCCGCTGATGGAGGACGCCGCCGTGGACATGGCGGAGCTCCTGAGCGCCGCCGATCTCGCTCCGCCATTGCTTCCGATCTACTGTAACGTCTCGGCTCGCGCCGAAACGGATTCGGCGATCATCCGGTCGCTGCTGACCCAGCAGATGACGAGCCCGGTGCGATGGGAGCACACGCTACGACAGATGGCTTCGGACGGCATCCGACGGTTCGTCGAAGTCGGACCCGGAACCGTGCTCGCCGGACTGGCGCGCCGGACCTTGTCGGGAAGCCGGACGCTGACCAGTCAGTCGCGCGAGGAGTTCGAGGAGACAGCTCGTGTTCTCGCTGAAGGGTAA